One window from the genome of Alkalihalobacillus sp. LMS6 encodes:
- a CDS encoding DctP family TRAP transporter solute-binding subunit translates to MAKPYVQLCLLMLTIIGVAGCSSNATTQEEVYEWKMSVTVGPGSTWYEGAIKFAEDLKEQSNGRFLVDVYTNEQLSAGNPEAGVEQLMDGLKDFSYNSSIIYAGIDPRFGVLSAPFLINDFDDAERLLQGQSGEIINEMLRERGVEPLGFGESGFRQITNDTRAITTPEDLDHLKIRVPSMGVFTNLYRTQEADPITMAFSEVYTALQQGTIDGQENPVDVTYSAGLIEVQQYMTMWNYVYDALVFGMNKELFDSLPPHDQALIKKVAADANAYQINRTREKEQAQLTELEEKGMNIYYPTEDEIEQFRASSQQVYDDFRDVWGAKNLETFLREANGSEEDAQ, encoded by the coding sequence ATGGCTAAACCATACGTACAACTATGCCTGCTTATGCTTACGATCATAGGAGTGGCTGGCTGCAGCAGTAATGCCACAACACAAGAAGAGGTTTATGAATGGAAGATGAGCGTAACCGTAGGGCCAGGGTCAACCTGGTATGAAGGGGCCATAAAGTTTGCTGAAGACTTGAAAGAACAAAGTAACGGTCGCTTCCTTGTCGATGTGTATACCAATGAACAACTGTCTGCTGGGAATCCTGAGGCAGGCGTTGAACAACTTATGGATGGCTTGAAAGATTTTTCCTACAACTCAAGCATTATTTATGCGGGAATTGATCCACGATTCGGCGTCTTAAGTGCTCCTTTTTTAATTAATGACTTTGATGACGCAGAGCGTTTGTTACAAGGACAAAGCGGAGAGATTATTAATGAAATGTTACGAGAGAGGGGCGTTGAACCTCTTGGATTTGGTGAAAGTGGCTTTCGTCAAATTACCAATGATACACGTGCGATCACAACTCCTGAGGACCTGGATCATCTTAAAATTCGAGTTCCTAGTATGGGCGTTTTCACGAACTTGTATCGTACTCAAGAAGCGGATCCGATCACAATGGCTTTTTCCGAAGTCTATACCGCACTGCAACAAGGAACTATTGACGGTCAAGAGAACCCCGTGGATGTTACCTATTCGGCAGGTTTAATAGAAGTACAACAATACATGACGATGTGGAACTATGTGTATGATGCGCTCGTGTTCGGCATGAATAAAGAGCTATTTGATTCTCTACCACCTCACGATCAAGCACTCATAAAAAAAGTCGCTGCCGATGCCAATGCCTATCAAATTAACCGTACTAGAGAAAAAGAACAAGCACAATTGACAGAACTAGAAGAGAAGGGCATGAACATTTATTATCCAACTGAAGACGAAATTGAACAATTTCGAGCAAGTTCCCAGCAAGTATATGACGATTTTCGTGACGTATGGGGTGCGAAAAACTTAGAAACGTTTTTACGAGAAGCCAATGGGAGCGAGGAGGACGCACAATGA
- a CDS encoding FAD-binding oxidoreductase, giving the protein MSTVKPSPIVQELRSKLNHDQVYVSESQRSLHSSDESYHQSAMPDIVVYPSSTEDVATIVHLAAAYNEKIYPYGLGTSLEGHVIPYEKGIVIDFSLMNGVLAIDEKDLLVTVQPGVTRDQLNKELKKYGLFFSVDPGANATIGGMVATNASGTNSVKYGVMRDQVRDLEIVLANGTIIHSGNRAAKSSSGYDLNNLFVGAEGTLGCYTEITVKVYGIPEKIIAGRVQFPSIHDAVSSVSAVLQSGIPIARIELIDAYSMEKINQHNDTGYPLKPTLFLEFHGNASSIHHDLSFCESIMQDYHASQFHVAQSNAERQELWHARHNLAYAFTHSEPKKKLMVTDVCVPISALAEAVSHARDTALEQRIEAGIVGHVGDGNFHALLLVDPLDKEELENVASYNETIVRFALAKGGTCTGEHGIGIGKVKYLEKEHGDALHVMKAIKRALDPTNLFNPNKNIFIS; this is encoded by the coding sequence GGTCGAAACTAAACCACGATCAAGTATACGTTAGTGAGTCACAGCGCTCACTCCATAGTAGCGATGAATCTTATCACCAATCAGCTATGCCAGATATCGTCGTCTATCCATCATCAACAGAAGACGTCGCCACCATCGTTCACCTTGCCGCAGCTTATAATGAAAAAATATATCCCTATGGCTTGGGTACAAGTTTAGAAGGGCATGTCATTCCTTACGAAAAAGGCATTGTTATTGATTTTAGTCTCATGAATGGCGTGTTAGCAATTGATGAAAAGGATCTGTTAGTGACTGTACAACCAGGTGTCACCCGAGATCAACTAAATAAAGAGCTGAAAAAATACGGCCTTTTCTTTTCCGTAGATCCTGGAGCCAATGCCACTATAGGCGGTATGGTGGCCACCAATGCAAGTGGGACGAACTCTGTTAAGTATGGAGTGATGAGGGACCAGGTTCGTGATTTGGAAATTGTGCTGGCGAACGGAACAATCATTCACAGTGGAAACCGCGCTGCCAAATCTTCTTCTGGCTACGATTTAAACAACTTATTTGTTGGAGCAGAGGGCACACTCGGCTGTTACACCGAAATCACGGTTAAAGTGTATGGCATTCCTGAAAAAATAATAGCCGGTCGTGTGCAATTTCCGTCTATCCATGATGCGGTATCTTCTGTTTCAGCCGTTTTACAATCAGGGATTCCCATAGCTCGTATTGAATTGATTGATGCGTACTCCATGGAAAAAATTAATCAGCACAATGACACTGGATACCCATTAAAACCAACATTGTTTCTAGAATTTCATGGGAATGCTTCCTCCATTCATCATGATCTATCTTTTTGCGAGAGCATCATGCAAGATTATCACGCGAGTCAGTTTCACGTAGCTCAAAGCAATGCAGAACGCCAAGAACTCTGGCATGCGCGCCATAATTTGGCCTATGCCTTTACACATAGTGAACCTAAGAAAAAACTGATGGTAACCGATGTATGCGTCCCTATTTCTGCTCTCGCTGAAGCTGTTTCCCATGCACGAGACACGGCATTGGAACAACGTATAGAGGCTGGTATTGTCGGTCATGTCGGAGACGGAAATTTTCATGCCTTGTTATTAGTAGACCCCCTAGATAAAGAAGAACTTGAGAACGTAGCATCCTACAACGAAACCATCGTCCGTTTTGCACTAGCAAAAGGAGGCACATGTACTGGCGAACATGGCATCGGAATAGGCAAAGTAAAGTATTTAGAAAAAGAACATGGCGATGCGCTTCACGTAATGAAAGCGATCAAGCGCGCACTTGACCCAACGAATCTGTTTAACCCCAATAAAAACATTTTTATATCATGA